A window of Synergistaceae bacterium genomic DNA:
CGCTCATTTTTATGTGACGCTTTTACGCAATACGCCCCTGTTGGTTTTAATTTTCATCGCGTACTTCGGCCTGCCGGATTTATCCGTTCGTTTGAACAAAAACGAGTCTTTTATATTCGCCCTTTCGCTTTATGCGGGGGCATATATGACCGAGGTATTCCGCGCCGGTCTGGAGGCGATTCCTTCCGGCACCCTCGAAGCGGGGCAGGCCATAGGACTGACTCCGTTGCAGATTGCCTGGAATATTCAGCTTCCAATTATGTTCAGAAATGTTTTGCCTTCATTGGGGAATTATTTGATATCGCTCTTTAAGGATACTTCCCTCGCGGCCTCTATAACGATTCCAG
This region includes:
- a CDS encoding amino acid ABC transporter permease; the protein is MRYYWNFNVVFAQLPLLIKGLFLGLFLAVVSLMIGMLVGLCMAFCATAKQRCLRKLAHFYVTLLRNTPLLVLIFIAYFGLPDLSVRLNKNESFIFALSLYAGAYMTEVFRAGLEAIPSGTLEAGQAIGLTPLQIAWNIQLPIMFRNVLPSLGNYLISLFKDTSLAASITIPELTYNAKKINTLTFRVFEVWLVTASLYVIACYLLAFILRRVERRFAIQ